Proteins encoded within one genomic window of Hermetia illucens chromosome 2, iHerIll2.2.curated.20191125, whole genome shotgun sequence:
- the LOC119648271 gene encoding ankyrin repeat domain-containing protein 54, with protein MAESAENVVDVDLDDSKDSSSNDSGCVARFSVPDSFDIAQDVQELAQSHEQDAKAEKHHKLGRLRRAVRVRLRQSHPYGIPEFKERKLRMAASVCNVEEVTRLLENGTNPNCTDEYKRSPLHLASCRGYTTVVTELLKFGANPNIVDLLGNTPLHLAVISASSNSFNTVVKILLEGGASVHALDRNGKNPFDLAESKLRLYRSRFTSPTPEIVRIVNDLLALIYLIAKYYIKEETHMQELALLEKRLEGLSTKDEVTSEADLLLANIERLTISK; from the coding sequence ATGGCAGAAAGTGCTGAGAATGTTGTCGACGTTGACTTGGATGATAGTAAGGACAGTAGCAGCAACGACAGCGGATGTGTAGCTCGATTTTCCGTTCCCGATTCATTCGACATAGCCCAGGATGTACAGGAACTTGCTCAGTCGCACGAACAAGATGCCAAGGCAGAAAAACATCACAAACTAGGCAGATTACGCCGCGCCGTACGAGTTCGACTAAGACAATCTCATCCTTACGGAATACCCGAATTCAAGGAGAGGAAACTGCGGATGGCTGCTTCGGTCTGCAATGTTGAGGAAGTGACGAGACTTCTAGAGAACGGAACAAATCCCAACTGCACGGACGAGTATAAGCGAAGCCCACTGCATTTGGCCTCGTGCCGTGGCTACACCACTGTAGTCACAGAACTCCTCAAGTTTGGCGCCAATCCCAATATCGTCGACTTACTGGGCAACACACCACTTCATCTGGCTGTGATTTCGGCCAGCTCCAACAGTTTTAACACGGTTGTGAAGATCCTCTTGGAAGGCGGCGCCAGTGTTCACGCTCTGGATCGCAACGGCAAGAACCCATTCGACTTGGCTGAAAGCAAGCTGCGTCTATATCGATCACGTTTCACCAGCCCCACCCCAGAGATTGTGAGGATAGTGAACGATCTGTTGGCTCTGATCTACTTAATCGCGAAGTACTACATTAAGGAGGAAACACATATGCAGGAGCTCGCTCTCCTGGAGAAACGACTGGAGGGGCTGAGTACAAAAGACGAGGTAACTTCCGAAGCGGATTTACTACTAGCGAATATCGAGCGTCTAACGATTTCTAAGTAA